A single genomic interval of Natator depressus isolate rNatDep1 chromosome 14, rNatDep2.hap1, whole genome shotgun sequence harbors:
- the LOC141998325 gene encoding olfactory receptor 5J3-like yields the protein MMNPEQGNQTSIAEFILLGFGTLPELQILLFLLFLVIYIATMAGNILIVVLIVVYRHLHNPMYFFLGNLSCLETCYTSTILPSMLDGLLSGTKTISYSGCLTQYYFFSSLVATECLLLSVMSYDRYLAICNPMHYAVHMSGRSCLQFIGGSWTGGFLCTSIIILPISQLSFCGPNGIDHFFCDPIPLINLSCNDPHLMEMLAFTLSLIFLLVPFLITLMSYICIIVTILRIPSTNGRQKAFSTCSSHLIVVTMYYGTLLFAYMFPTTNTLRDFKKVVSVIYTILTPLVNPLIYSLRNKEVKEALRKASSKFMFG from the coding sequence ATGATGAATCCAGAACAGGGAAATCAAACGTCCATTGCAGAATTCATCCTCCTGGGTTTCGGCACTCTCCCTGAACTGCAAATCCTTCTTTTCCTGCTGTTTCTAGTGATCTACATTGCAACCATGGCTGGGAACATCCTCATTGTGGTGCTTATTGTGGTTTATCGCCACCTTCACaaccccatgtacttcttccttgGGAACTTGTCCTGCCTGGAGACCTGCTACACTTCAACCATTCTGCCCAGCATGCTGGACGGTCTCTTGAGTGGGACCAAAACTATTTCATATAGTGGGTGTCTCACACAgtattatttcttttcttctctggTTGCTACAGAATGCCTTCTCTTATCAGTAATGTCATATGATCGGTATTTAGCAATATGCAATCCAATGCACTATGCAGTCCATATGAGTGGCAGGTCTTGCCTCCAGTTTATAGGTGGCTCTTGGACAGGTGGCTTCCTATGTACTAGCATAATAATATTGCCAATATCCCAGTTATCTTTCTGTGGCCCCAATGGTATTGACCATTTCTTTTGTGATCCTATCCCCCTGATAAATCTCTCCTGTAATGATCCTCACCTGATGGAAATGTTGGCTTTCACACTCAGCTTGATTTTCTTACTGGTCCCATTCCTAATTACCTTGATGTCCTACATCTGCATCATTGTGACCATCCTGAGAATCCCTTCCACCAATGGGAGGCAAAAGGCAttttccacctgctcctcccacctcatTGTGGTGACCATGTATTATGGGACTCTACTGTTTGCCTATATGTTCCCAACAACCAACACACTGAGAGACTTCAAGAAAGTTGTCTCTGTCATCTACACTATCCTGACTCCCCTGGTCaatcccctcatctacagcctgagaaacaaagaGGTCAAGGAGGCCTTGAGGAAAGCTAGCAGTAAATTCATGTTTGGATGA